One window from the genome of Pseudalkalibacillus hwajinpoensis encodes:
- the flhA gene encoding flagellar biosynthesis protein FlhA: protein MKIKDYAVLVSVIMIVIMMVIPFPPLLLDFLIMMNISLALTIILVAMNTKEALQFSIFPSLLLLTTLFRLGLNVSTTRSILTNKTGGQVIETFGSFVVGGSVVIGLLVFLILVIIQFIVITKGSERVAEVAARFTLDAMPGKQMSIDADLNAGMISDREAKVSREKIAREADFYGAMDGASKFVKGDAIAGIVITLINIIGGLIIGMVVHGMPVGDAATTFTLLSIGDGLVSQIPALLISTATGIVVTRAASDGNLGSDITAQIFAYPKLLYVVGAVVALLGLATPINPLLTFPIAGLLVYGGWVMQKSLDQTKEVELAAGDEEIEEMKKPESVTSLLQVDPIEFEFGYGLIPLADQKQGGDLLDRVIMIRRQIALEFGIVVPVIRIRDNIQLEPNEYVIKIKGNRVAGGEVRLDQYLAMSSGLEDETITGVETVEPAFGLPALWVTEEMKDRAELSDYTIVDPPSVVSTHLTEVIKRHAHELLSRQEVKHLLDNVRESSPAVLEELIPNILSIGDVQKVLMRLLKEKVSIRSLDMILESLADNGVRTKDTDVLAEYVRQSLSRQITSQVAIPGEPLKVLTAGARLEKRFAESVQQSDQGSYLALDPETSQTIYQEVLQQVSRLQQSGIQPILLTSPAIRMYLRQFLERYMPELTILSYSELEPNVEVQSVGVINLP, encoded by the coding sequence ATGAAAATAAAAGATTATGCTGTGCTCGTATCTGTCATTATGATTGTGATCATGATGGTTATCCCGTTCCCTCCGCTCTTACTCGATTTTCTCATTATGATGAACATTAGCCTTGCACTCACGATCATTCTTGTTGCGATGAATACGAAAGAAGCACTCCAGTTCTCGATCTTTCCATCGCTGTTATTATTAACAACGCTCTTTCGCCTAGGCTTAAACGTCTCGACGACTCGCTCTATTCTAACGAATAAAACAGGCGGACAGGTGATTGAAACATTTGGTTCTTTTGTTGTTGGCGGAAGTGTTGTGATCGGACTCCTTGTTTTCCTGATTCTTGTGATTATCCAATTCATTGTTATTACAAAAGGATCCGAACGAGTGGCTGAAGTAGCCGCTCGATTTACACTCGACGCGATGCCAGGGAAGCAAATGAGCATTGATGCTGATTTGAACGCAGGAATGATTTCAGATCGCGAGGCGAAAGTAAGTCGAGAGAAAATTGCGCGTGAAGCTGACTTTTATGGTGCGATGGACGGAGCCAGTAAGTTCGTAAAAGGTGATGCGATTGCCGGAATTGTTATTACGCTCATTAACATTATCGGTGGGCTAATCATTGGAATGGTCGTTCATGGTATGCCAGTTGGCGATGCGGCAACAACATTTACGCTTCTTTCGATTGGTGATGGGCTTGTCAGTCAAATTCCTGCGCTCCTAATTTCAACAGCGACGGGAATTGTCGTGACGCGAGCAGCGTCAGATGGCAATCTAGGGTCCGATATTACTGCGCAAATTTTTGCTTATCCAAAGCTTCTTTACGTTGTAGGAGCGGTTGTCGCGCTCCTCGGACTTGCGACGCCGATTAACCCGCTTCTTACGTTTCCAATCGCAGGTCTTCTCGTCTATGGAGGATGGGTGATGCAAAAGAGTTTGGATCAAACAAAAGAAGTCGAATTAGCCGCAGGCGACGAAGAGATTGAAGAAATGAAAAAGCCAGAAAGCGTGACGAGCCTTCTTCAAGTCGATCCGATTGAGTTTGAGTTTGGTTACGGACTCATTCCACTTGCTGATCAAAAGCAGGGCGGTGATCTACTTGATCGCGTCATTATGATTCGCAGGCAGATTGCGCTTGAGTTCGGAATCGTTGTTCCAGTTATTCGCATTCGTGACAACATCCAGCTCGAACCGAACGAGTACGTTATTAAAATAAAAGGAAATCGCGTAGCTGGAGGAGAGGTTCGGTTGGATCAATACCTTGCGATGAGTAGCGGTTTAGAGGATGAAACCATTACAGGGGTTGAAACGGTAGAACCGGCTTTCGGACTTCCGGCTCTATGGGTAACGGAAGAAATGAAAGATCGCGCCGAGCTTTCGGACTACACGATTGTGGATCCGCCGTCAGTTGTTTCTACACATTTAACAGAAGTGATCAAACGCCATGCGCATGAATTGTTAAGTCGTCAGGAAGTGAAGCACTTACTCGATAACGTCAGAGAATCGTCTCCAGCTGTTTTAGAAGAACTCATTCCAAATATCCTGAGTATCGGGGATGTGCAGAAAGTGCTGATGAGACTTTTGAAAGAAAAAGTATCGATTCGATCATTGGATATGATTCTTGAATCGTTAGCCGATAACGGTGTGCGTACGAAAGATACTGATGTATTGGCGGAATATGTGCGTCAGTCATTATCTCGCCAAATCACGTCACAAGTAGCTATACCTGGTGAGCCTTTGAAAGTTTTAACAGCAGGAGCGCGACTTGAAAAGCGTTTCGCGGAATCGGTTCAGCAATCGGATCAGGGAAGTTACTTAGCGCTTGATCCTGAAACATCGCAAACCATTTATCAGGAAGTGCTGCAGCAGGTAAGTCGCCTTCAGCAGTCAGGCATTCAGCCAATCCTATTAACGTCACCTGCGATCCGCATGTATTTACGCCAATTTCTAGAGCGCTATATGCCTGAGCTAACGATTCTTTCATATAGCGAGCTAGAGCCTAATGTTGAAGTCCAAAGTGTAGGAGTGATTAATCTACCATGA
- the fliQ gene encoding flagellar biosynthesis protein FliQ produces the protein MTPDMVISLAEDAVYTVIIISAPLLLIALGVGLIVSVFQAMTQIQEQTLAFIPKIVAVLLTIVLFGPWMLTTLLDYTTNLYQNLYRFIG, from the coding sequence ATGACGCCGGATATGGTCATTTCACTTGCAGAAGATGCTGTTTATACCGTGATTATTATTTCAGCTCCGCTTCTCTTAATCGCACTTGGCGTTGGGTTAATCGTGAGTGTGTTTCAGGCGATGACGCAAATTCAGGAACAGACGCTTGCGTTCATTCCCAAAATCGTTGCCGTTCTGTTAACGATCGTTCTGTTTGGACCGTGGATGCTCACAACGCTACTCGATTACACAACGAACTTATATCAAAATCTTTATAGGTTTATCGGCTAA
- a CDS encoding YvrJ family protein, which yields MSITTVINAIIGDLGFPIVVSLYLLVRLEKKIDDLTSAVADQETDKKG from the coding sequence ATGAGCATAACTACGGTAATTAACGCCATTATTGGTGATCTTGGATTTCCGATCGTCGTTTCACTTTATTTACTCGTGCGGCTAGAAAAGAAAATTGATGATTTAACAAGTGCGGTGGCGGATCAGGAGACTGATAAGAAGGGATGA
- the flhF gene encoding flagellar biosynthesis protein FlhF — translation MKIKRYVVTHLREAMPLIRQELGQDAVILNTKKVKVGGIFGLFRKQRLEVLAALDEEKVAKEKTEFATLLQSEKKRREATPERVEELVPKVDKQSVEAETQVLGELKSMKEIMMQMMENERLPKQLKPVQAFLEAQEFSQAIRSGVMAELLIKSKSYPSYTKEEAFIWMRQEFAKRIKNYPSIGSASKKVRCFVGPTGVGKTTTIAKIAGHLLLKERQSVGLITSDTYRIAAVEQLRTYADILGIPMEVVQSPSDLEKSLERLSACDVILMDTAGRNYQQYSYITQLETLLSGQEMSITLMLSLTHRYSDMKLIADNFHSLGVLEVIMTKMDETTVRGPIFNFMEDYNLPITILTTGQNVPDDLVRTTPDFFLDLVMEGRGNG, via the coding sequence ATGAAGATCAAACGCTATGTGGTCACCCACCTTCGCGAAGCTATGCCCCTTATTAGGCAGGAGCTCGGTCAGGATGCTGTCATTTTAAATACGAAAAAAGTAAAAGTAGGCGGGATCTTCGGCTTATTTCGAAAACAGCGTCTTGAAGTGCTCGCCGCTCTTGATGAGGAAAAAGTAGCGAAAGAAAAGACAGAGTTTGCGACGCTACTACAGTCTGAAAAGAAGCGTCGGGAAGCGACGCCTGAACGAGTAGAAGAGCTGGTACCTAAAGTGGACAAACAGTCTGTAGAAGCTGAAACTCAAGTGCTTGGTGAGCTAAAATCGATGAAAGAAATCATGATGCAAATGATGGAGAATGAGCGCTTACCGAAACAGTTAAAGCCCGTACAGGCCTTTTTAGAAGCTCAGGAATTCTCACAGGCGATTCGCTCGGGTGTCATGGCGGAACTGCTTATTAAATCGAAATCTTATCCAAGTTATACAAAAGAAGAGGCATTTATATGGATGAGACAGGAATTTGCGAAACGAATCAAGAATTATCCTAGTATAGGAAGTGCTTCAAAGAAAGTGCGGTGTTTCGTTGGCCCAACCGGTGTAGGGAAAACAACGACCATTGCCAAAATAGCAGGGCACTTATTATTGAAAGAGCGTCAATCCGTTGGCCTGATTACATCAGATACGTACCGGATTGCCGCAGTTGAACAGCTTCGAACATATGCTGATATTCTTGGCATCCCAATGGAAGTCGTCCAGTCTCCTTCCGATTTAGAAAAGTCGCTTGAACGCCTTTCTGCCTGCGATGTGATTCTCATGGATACGGCAGGTCGGAATTATCAACAGTATAGCTATATTACGCAGCTAGAAACACTTTTATCCGGTCAGGAAATGTCGATTACGCTCATGTTAAGTCTTACGCATCGTTATTCTGATATGAAATTAATTGCCGATAATTTTCATTCGCTCGGGGTTTTGGAAGTGATTATGACGAAGATGGATGAAACGACAGTTCGAGGACCGATTTTTAATTTCATGGAAGATTACAACCTTCCGATTACGATCTTAACAACGGGGCAGAACGTACCCGATGATCTCGTGAGAACGACACCAGATTTCTTCCTTGATCTAGTGATGGAGGGGCGAGGAAATGGCTGA
- a CDS encoding sigma-70 family RNA polymerase sigma factor gives MKNGCRLTNEMYDDLKGNLLFKSFIQEEKHWTSFMEAYVSEDREAVNKLNSLFQKYYTEIRFIAYVTKLIRYTAINFDRKRRLGHLRFPLMLDQHVGMSGDAWIDFIESTETCGETNSFAESFQQKSLYLGYTRLTPKQKEVLELFYRFEASDTDIAKMAGISQQAASRRRKRALEKLREAGKEGG, from the coding sequence ATGAAGAATGGATGCCGTTTAACAAATGAGATGTATGATGATTTAAAAGGAAATCTCCTATTTAAGTCATTCATTCAAGAAGAGAAGCATTGGACAAGTTTTATGGAGGCATATGTATCAGAGGATCGTGAGGCGGTAAATAAGCTCAATTCACTTTTTCAAAAGTACTATACAGAAATTCGTTTTATTGCTTACGTCACGAAGCTGATTCGCTACACGGCCATCAACTTTGACCGAAAGCGAAGACTTGGGCACCTTCGCTTTCCTCTTATGCTCGATCAGCATGTAGGTATGTCTGGTGATGCCTGGATTGATTTTATTGAAAGTACGGAAACGTGTGGTGAAACGAATTCATTTGCAGAAAGCTTTCAGCAGAAATCACTTTATTTAGGATATACCCGATTAACGCCAAAACAGAAGGAAGTTCTTGAACTTTTTTACCGATTTGAAGCTTCTGATACGGACATTGCAAAAATGGCAGGGATTTCTCAGCAGGCAGCGAGCAGAAGGCGAAAACGTGCGCTTGAGAAGCTAAGAGAAGCAGGAAAGGAGGGGGGATAA
- the fliR gene encoding flagellar biosynthetic protein FliR has protein sequence MESIVNALPLFLLVFMRATSFFITAPVFSTRSVPNRFKVGVGFFIALIVTAGLGAETELPLDLTFIIYILKELFIGLSLGFIASLILYTVQVAGAFIDFQMGFVIANVIDPQTRTQVPIIGNFKYMLALLFLVSVDGHHMMLDGLVRSYELLPTDALLSQANSQSLALFIAEVFAGMFFSAFQLALPIVASLFLVDVALGLLARAVPQVNIFVVGLPLKIFVGFVLILVTIPTFFFLLRGVFQEMLATMGQLIQILGG, from the coding sequence ATGGAAAGCATCGTTAACGCTCTGCCCCTGTTTTTACTCGTATTTATGAGGGCAACGTCATTTTTTATTACTGCACCAGTTTTCTCAACAAGAAGCGTTCCAAACCGCTTTAAAGTGGGAGTTGGTTTTTTTATAGCTTTGATTGTAACAGCCGGACTAGGAGCAGAAACAGAGCTGCCCCTTGATCTGACGTTTATCATCTACATCTTAAAAGAATTGTTTATTGGATTATCGCTTGGATTTATCGCTTCCCTCATCCTTTATACGGTACAAGTTGCTGGTGCCTTCATCGATTTTCAGATGGGATTTGTGATTGCGAACGTTATTGATCCTCAGACGAGAACGCAGGTACCGATTATCGGAAACTTTAAATACATGCTTGCTCTGCTCTTTCTTGTATCAGTTGATGGTCATCATATGATGCTTGACGGTCTTGTAAGAAGTTATGAGCTTTTACCGACTGATGCGCTCCTTAGCCAGGCGAACAGTCAGTCACTTGCTCTATTTATTGCTGAAGTTTTCGCGGGGATGTTTTTCTCAGCGTTTCAGCTCGCGCTACCGATCGTTGCTTCCCTTTTTCTTGTGGATGTGGCGCTTGGCCTTCTTGCGAGAGCAGTACCTCAAGTGAATATTTTCGTTGTCGGTTTGCCGTTAAAAATCTTTGTCGGTTTCGTGCTTATTCTAGTGACGATTCCTACCTTTTTCTTTTTACTGCGAGGGGTTTTTCAAGAAATGCTCGCTACGATGGGGCAGCTTATTCAAATACTGGGTGGGTAG
- a CDS encoding FliA/WhiG family RNA polymerase sigma factor, with product MKPKMDKQTIEYWRAWKEEKNEEAGNKLIALYRPLVDFAVQRYAAALPSSVQRDDLNSFAYQGLLDALEKFEPERDLKFETYASWRIKGAIIDGLRQNDWVPRSVRDKARKIEEAYAALEQQNQTSSSDHDVAEYLGMTIEEVQRVIQDASLSTMVSVDEPVHDDDQQQIERYSVIENEQADLPEKHLHKHFIKELLAETIERLPEKEKLVVSLVYFEELTLTEIARILGLSTSRISQLHSRALLRMKGVLRANKEHVQSM from the coding sequence ATGAAACCCAAAATGGATAAACAGACAATCGAATATTGGAGAGCATGGAAAGAGGAGAAGAATGAAGAGGCTGGTAACAAATTGATTGCCCTTTATCGTCCGCTCGTTGATTTCGCTGTACAGCGCTATGCGGCAGCTCTTCCGTCATCCGTTCAGCGTGATGATCTTAATAGTTTCGCGTATCAAGGGCTTCTTGACGCACTTGAAAAATTCGAGCCAGAACGTGATTTGAAATTTGAAACTTATGCCAGCTGGCGTATTAAAGGGGCCATCATTGATGGGCTTAGGCAGAATGATTGGGTGCCACGCTCCGTTCGTGACAAAGCACGTAAAATTGAAGAAGCCTACGCTGCTTTAGAACAGCAAAATCAAACGTCAAGCAGCGACCATGATGTAGCAGAGTATCTTGGTATGACAATTGAAGAAGTACAGCGAGTGATTCAAGATGCTTCTCTGTCTACAATGGTTTCCGTAGACGAGCCCGTGCACGATGACGATCAGCAGCAAATTGAGCGTTATAGTGTAATTGAAAATGAGCAAGCTGATTTACCAGAAAAGCATTTGCACAAACATTTTATTAAAGAATTACTAGCTGAAACGATTGAACGTCTACCTGAGAAAGAAAAACTTGTTGTCTCTCTTGTTTATTTTGAGGAATTAACACTTACAGAGATTGCGAGAATCTTAGGTTTATCGACAAGCCGAATTTCGCAACTACACTCGAGAGCGCTCCTTCGGATGAAGGGTGTCCTCCGAGCTAATAAAGAACACGTTCAATCAATGTAA
- a CDS encoding helix-turn-helix domain-containing protein — protein MEKRLYTLLQQAKQEEKEGLGAIIHQFEKKIEAELRQTSPQNRDDLRQELVLKVLEAVEKYNMEDVPNFEQFIEDQKGKE, from the coding sequence ATGGAGAAAAGACTATATACGCTTTTACAACAGGCAAAGCAGGAAGAGAAAGAAGGACTCGGCGCCATTATTCATCAGTTTGAAAAGAAAATTGAAGCAGAGCTCAGGCAAACTTCCCCTCAAAACAGAGATGATTTGCGTCAGGAATTAGTATTAAAAGTTCTTGAAGCGGTGGAAAAATACAATATGGAGGATGTGCCAAACTTTGAACAATTTATTGAAGATCAAAAGGGGAAGGAATAA
- a CDS encoding YaaR family protein, which yields MKIQQHGQTSLDSLKMDLPKGNKQVAFQSVIQEASKELKGAELKRLLQQIDRQGELLGKERTFQNLSAYKRMVKQFLEEAVSQGLTLSEKNSMDHYGRNRTYKLVETVENKLVELQEEMREKEKNGMTLLSLVGEIKGLLVDLSL from the coding sequence ATGAAAATTCAGCAGCATGGCCAAACGTCACTGGACTCTTTAAAAATGGATCTCCCAAAAGGTAACAAGCAGGTAGCGTTTCAATCGGTGATTCAGGAAGCATCAAAGGAACTGAAGGGAGCAGAACTAAAGCGACTGCTACAGCAAATTGATCGTCAGGGGGAGCTGCTTGGAAAGGAACGAACGTTTCAGAACTTATCGGCATACAAGCGAATGGTGAAACAGTTTCTTGAGGAAGCAGTAAGTCAGGGGCTAACGCTATCAGAGAAAAACAGCATGGACCATTATGGAAGAAATCGAACGTATAAGCTTGTGGAAACAGTAGAGAACAAGCTGGTTGAACTGCAAGAAGAGATGAGAGAAAAAGAGAAGAATGGAATGACCTTATTATCGCTTGTTGGTGAAATAAAGGGACTACTTGTTGATCTTTCTCTCTAG
- the fliP gene encoding flagellar type III secretion system pore protein FliP (The bacterial flagellar biogenesis protein FliP forms a type III secretion system (T3SS)-type pore required for flagellar assembly.), producing the protein MDLLINLTIPGLDFGSNATEDVSVTIQLVLLLTVLSLAPAILVLMTCFTRIVVVLSFVRSALATQSMPPNQVLIGLALFLTFFVMSPVLSEINSEALQPYLNEEIGQEEALDAAEQPIKEFMAEHTREKDLALFYKYAELEKPESVEDIRLTALVPAFAISELKTAFQIGFIIFIPFLIIDMVVASTLMAMGMMMLPPVMISLPFKILLFVLVDGWYLVVESLLLSF; encoded by the coding sequence ATGGATTTGCTCATAAACTTAACGATTCCAGGGCTTGATTTCGGATCAAACGCCACGGAAGATGTGTCCGTTACCATCCAGCTTGTCCTGCTCTTAACCGTTCTTTCGCTTGCTCCAGCAATTCTTGTATTGATGACTTGTTTTACGAGGATTGTTGTCGTGTTATCCTTCGTTCGTTCAGCGCTCGCGACACAATCAATGCCACCGAATCAGGTGCTCATTGGTTTAGCGCTATTTTTAACTTTTTTCGTGATGTCTCCTGTTCTTTCAGAGATTAATAGTGAGGCGCTTCAGCCCTACTTGAATGAAGAGATCGGACAGGAAGAAGCGCTCGATGCAGCTGAACAGCCGATTAAAGAGTTTATGGCGGAGCATACGCGTGAAAAAGACCTGGCTCTTTTTTATAAGTATGCAGAGCTAGAAAAGCCGGAATCAGTGGAAGACATTCGCTTAACCGCACTCGTTCCTGCTTTTGCGATTTCAGAACTGAAAACGGCGTTTCAGATTGGATTTATTATCTTTATCCCATTTCTTATTATTGACATGGTAGTGGCCTCAACGCTCATGGCGATGGGGATGATGATGCTACCCCCGGTTATGATTTCTCTCCCGTTTAAAATTCTATTATTTGTGCTTGTCGATGGCTGGTATCTGGTCGTCGAATCACTTCTATTAAGCTTCTAA
- the flhB gene encoding flagellar biosynthesis protein FlhB codes for MRTYRLQMDLQFFSQEKTEKATPQKKQESRKKGQVARSAEIPSAFMMIGVFLFMSFIGGWLIESLESMIRGNLVQITDWTLTEQNVDRMLKENVWQAALIAAPLMGISLVMGVLGNYMQVGFLVSTDPLQAKLERINPLKGAKRIFSARTLVELLKSLIKITFISACTFIVLWNKRDEVMLISQKSIGEAMALVGSLIVQTGLAVGILLLFLALLDYVYQKYDFEKNIRMSKQDIKDEYKKSEGDPLIKSKIKEKQRTLGMNRMISEIPNADVVITNPTHFAVALRYDPKEMDKPTVVAKGMDYVAQKIKEKAKEHEIITTENVQLARALYHQVEIGDGVPEELFKAVAEILAYVYSIKGYPGGGN; via the coding sequence ATGCGAACTTATCGTTTACAAATGGATCTCCAATTCTTTTCACAAGAAAAGACCGAGAAAGCAACACCACAAAAGAAGCAAGAATCTCGTAAAAAGGGTCAGGTGGCGAGAAGTGCTGAGATTCCATCCGCCTTTATGATGATTGGTGTGTTTCTGTTTATGTCTTTCATTGGTGGGTGGTTGATTGAAAGCCTCGAGTCCATGATTCGAGGCAATCTTGTTCAGATTACAGATTGGACGCTCACAGAACAGAATGTTGATCGCATGCTGAAAGAAAATGTGTGGCAGGCGGCACTGATCGCAGCCCCCCTTATGGGAATTTCGCTCGTCATGGGAGTTCTAGGAAACTATATGCAAGTGGGATTTCTCGTTTCCACAGATCCCCTTCAGGCAAAGCTTGAAAGAATTAACCCATTAAAAGGCGCGAAACGAATATTTTCAGCTCGAACGCTCGTCGAACTATTAAAGTCGTTAATTAAAATTACGTTTATCTCAGCTTGCACCTTTATTGTTCTTTGGAATAAACGAGACGAAGTGATGCTCATTTCGCAAAAGTCGATCGGTGAAGCAATGGCACTTGTTGGTTCATTGATCGTCCAAACGGGCTTAGCTGTTGGAATTCTATTATTATTCCTTGCCCTATTAGACTATGTTTATCAGAAATATGACTTCGAAAAAAACATCCGAATGTCGAAGCAGGACATTAAAGATGAATATAAAAAGAGCGAAGGCGATCCGCTCATTAAATCAAAAATTAAAGAAAAGCAGCGCACACTTGGAATGAACCGGATGATTTCTGAAATTCCAAATGCGGACGTCGTCATTACGAACCCTACGCACTTTGCCGTTGCACTTCGGTACGATCCGAAAGAAATGGATAAGCCGACAGTTGTGGCGAAAGGGATGGATTACGTGGCGCAAAAGATTAAAGAAAAAGCGAAAGAACATGAGATTATTACGACGGAAAATGTCCAGCTTGCGCGTGCGCTTTATCATCAGGTGGAAATTGGTGATGGGGTGCCGGAAGAGCTGTTCAAGGCTGTTGCAGAAATACTTGCTTACGTGTATAGCATAAAAGGCTACCCGGGAGGAGGGAACTAA
- a CDS encoding MinD/ParA family protein has protein sequence MADQANQLREEVKRRLHSGSNNRKTKVIAVTSGKGGVGKSNVSLNFALSLVALNKKVVIFDLDVGMANLDVLMGVTPKETIMTMLEKQLSLDDVVETGINGLQYLAGGHGIGKILTLDGQQLNHFFKEVGSLQGKVDYIILDTGAGLTYEGMRFLQAADDVFLVINPEPPSITDGYSVLKALYEKNKHASAKLIVNRSLTKEEAERTSHNFQKASVQFLNKSIALLGVIPDDPYVRKAVIAQSPYILEYPNSKAAKAIDELVRSYLNLPSNYKLGVKGFLTKMLFHK, from the coding sequence ATGGCTGATCAAGCGAATCAATTGCGTGAAGAAGTGAAACGTCGCCTTCATTCTGGTTCAAATAATCGAAAAACAAAAGTGATCGCTGTGACAAGTGGAAAAGGCGGCGTTGGAAAGTCAAATGTATCGCTTAATTTTGCCCTTAGTCTTGTTGCGTTAAATAAAAAAGTGGTGATTTTTGATTTAGATGTCGGTATGGCGAACCTTGATGTGCTGATGGGGGTTACGCCGAAAGAAACCATTATGACGATGCTTGAGAAACAGCTATCACTTGATGACGTCGTTGAAACAGGCATAAATGGTCTTCAATATTTAGCAGGTGGTCATGGAATCGGCAAAATTCTTACGTTAGACGGCCAGCAATTAAATCATTTTTTTAAAGAAGTGGGTTCTCTTCAAGGCAAAGTGGATTACATTATTCTCGATACAGGCGCCGGGCTCACTTATGAAGGAATGCGGTTTCTCCAAGCGGCTGATGATGTTTTTCTTGTCATTAATCCTGAACCACCTTCGATTACAGATGGATATAGCGTGCTAAAAGCGCTCTATGAAAAAAATAAACATGCCTCTGCCAAACTGATCGTGAATCGATCCCTTACTAAGGAAGAAGCTGAACGTACGTCCCATAATTTCCAAAAAGCCTCTGTTCAGTTTTTAAATAAGTCGATTGCTTTGCTTGGGGTTATTCCGGATGATCCTTATGTGCGAAAAGCTGTGATCGCACAATCACCCTATATACTCGAATATCCAAATTCGAAAGCCGCAAAGGCAATAGACGAATTGGTTCGATCATATTTAAACCTTCCTTCAAATTATAAGCTTGGTGTAAAAGGATTTCTAACAAAGATGCTGTTTCATAAATAA
- a CDS encoding DUF6115 domain-containing protein has product MYPFIFISIALHLVSFLCIVLLFLKQTKSSDVSEEIATGMEVYIEQLEEENDRLMTEVKSYVDKRENQLDTRLRVLEHGKTVSHEVEEQRKPVIIQHPSANNERNQKALQLHSQGFSVTDIARILNCGVGEVELIVNIHGRSEQR; this is encoded by the coding sequence ATGTATCCATTCATCTTTATAAGTATTGCCCTTCATCTCGTGAGCTTTCTATGTATTGTTCTCTTGTTTCTAAAGCAAACGAAGAGTTCAGACGTAAGTGAAGAGATCGCTACGGGTATGGAAGTGTATATTGAACAGCTAGAGGAAGAAAATGATCGACTGATGACTGAGGTGAAATCTTACGTCGATAAACGTGAAAACCAGCTTGATACGCGCCTTCGTGTGTTAGAACATGGGAAGACTGTATCGCATGAGGTGGAGGAGCAAAGAAAGCCGGTCATCATCCAGCACCCTTCAGCTAACAACGAACGCAATCAAAAAGCTCTTCAGCTTCATTCACAGGGTTTTTCGGTGACGGATATTGCAAGAATCCTTAATTGCGGTGTCGGCGAAGTTGAGCTGATTGTAAATATTCACGGAAGGTCTGAACAGCGATGA